In one window of Helianthus annuus cultivar XRQ/B chromosome 17, HanXRQr2.0-SUNRISE, whole genome shotgun sequence DNA:
- the LOC118488904 gene encoding uncharacterized protein LOC118488904 — translation MTDENRPPPVVVKDQSTTTLQCPMLTETNYNIWAIRIKAVFKVHGIQQALEPGKKEVDAKKDDMAVALLLQAIPEELVFQVAQFQTTKEIWEALKTRISQLVTKAASLGTTYENRKLTRKLLGSVPAKYVPIVASIQQFADLKAMTFQEAVGRLKTFEDKIKGIESLAENQGNLMFANGESSSKSKSYENTRGHGRGDSSYRGRRQDWDDEDQDGSQSRDGQDHGSKQTGQRRTNDHQKGRKDRSRIQCYRCDKFGHFASGCPDRMKKQSEANLAKNDDFDPSLFMMR, via the exons ATGACGGACGAGAATAGACCACCACCGGTTGTGGTTAAGGACCAGAGTACCACAACTTTACAGTGTCCAATGTTAACCGAAACAAATTACAACATCTGGGCGATTCGTATCAAGGCAGTATTCAAGGTTCATGGAATACAACAAGCTTTAGAACCAGGCAAAAAGGAGGTAGATGCCAAAAAGGATGACATGGCAGTTGCACTTCTACTTCAAGCAATACCCGAAGAGCTCGTGTTTCAAGTAGCTCAGTTTCAGACTACAAAGGAAATCTGGGAAGCGTTGAAGACACG AATAAGTCAGTTGGTTACCAAGGCAGCCAGTTTGGGAACCACCTATGAAAACAGAAAACTTACCAGAAAGTTATTAGGCTCTGTTCCAGCAAAGTATGTTCCAATTGTAGCTTCAATTCAACAATTCGCAGATTTGAAGGCCATGACGTTTCAAGAAGCAGTCGGTAGACTGAAGACGTTCGAAGACAAGATTAAGGGTATCGAGTCTTTAGCAGAAAATCAAGGTAATCTAATGTTTGCCAATGGTGAGTCATCCTCGAAATCCAAATCCTATGAAAATACGCGAGGGCATGGGCGAGGCGATTCAAGTTACCGAGGTAGACGTCAAGACTGGGATGATGAGGACCAAGATGGAAGTCAAAGCCGAGACGGTCAAGATCATGGGTCAAAGCAAACGGGTCAAAGAAGAACCAATGATCACCAAAAAGGAAGGAAAGATAGATCACGGATTCAGTGTTACCGTTGTGATAAATTTGGTCACTTCGCGTCAGGATGTCCGGATCGTATGAAGAAACAAAGTGAAGCTAACTTAGCTAAAAACGATGATTTTGATCCATCATTATTCATGATGAGATGA